In Streptomyces sclerotialus, one genomic interval encodes:
- a CDS encoding CbrC family protein, which translates to MSADLPTFRYHPDPLASGSIRESTETCVCCRRLLLGLAIWSALSGRTNGLVRATALGWAFLALPVSLLTDYALLGAGPLGWTAASVLALGASAFTAVACWSERRPRPA; encoded by the coding sequence GTGAGCGCCGACCTGCCCACCTTCCGCTACCACCCCGATCCGCTCGCGAGCGGATCCATCCGCGAGAGCACCGAGACATGCGTGTGCTGCCGCCGGCTGCTGCTCGGCCTGGCCATCTGGTCGGCGCTGAGCGGCCGGACGAACGGCCTGGTGCGCGCCACGGCCCTGGGCTGGGCCTTCCTCGCGCTCCCTGTCTCGCTCCTGACCGACTACGCCCTTCTCGGAGCCGGGCCCCTCGGCTGGACCGCGGCCTCCGTCCTGGCGCTCGGCGCCTCGGCGTTCACGGCCGTGGCCTGCTGGTCCGAGCGACGCCCGAGGCCCGCGTGA
- a CDS encoding transcriptional regulator, with product MSESNDLLATCSYTEDTGRRLFRAVADLGSVAGWMSFDAGRHSSAQRLFVAAVHAASEGGDRQLGAHILQCMARQMSHLGHVEDALELVALAQYGARRHASPGTRAVLAALQSRFSAMCGELEENRRAARETEDAFTRIVPDDEPPHTRFFDEAELSAALGVAHQIAAKQATGRHRAERAEQSLAMLANALRLRPEGRLRSKTFDHIGLARTHLAVGELAGAYQEATTALTIAEGLHSTRVADRLSELYEETEPHASDSAISDLRDRLEHAVAAAH from the coding sequence ATGAGCGAGAGCAACGATCTGCTGGCGACCTGCTCCTACACCGAGGACACCGGGCGCCGACTGTTCCGCGCCGTGGCCGACCTGGGCAGCGTCGCTGGATGGATGTCCTTCGACGCCGGACGGCACTCCAGCGCCCAACGGCTCTTCGTCGCCGCGGTGCACGCGGCCAGCGAGGGCGGGGACCGGCAGCTGGGAGCGCACATCCTCCAATGCATGGCCCGGCAGATGTCCCACCTCGGACACGTCGAGGACGCCCTCGAACTGGTCGCCCTCGCGCAGTACGGCGCACGTCGGCACGCCAGCCCCGGAACCCGCGCCGTCCTCGCCGCCCTCCAGTCCCGCTTCAGCGCCATGTGCGGCGAGCTAGAAGAAAACCGGCGAGCCGCCAGGGAGACCGAAGACGCCTTCACCCGGATCGTCCCCGACGACGAACCGCCGCACACCCGCTTCTTTGACGAAGCGGAGCTGTCGGCCGCTCTCGGCGTCGCCCACCAGATCGCCGCCAAGCAAGCCACTGGCAGGCATCGCGCCGAACGTGCCGAGCAGTCCCTCGCCATGCTGGCCAATGCGCTGCGGCTGCGTCCCGAGGGACGCCTACGGTCCAAGACGTTTGACCACATCGGCCTCGCTCGTACCCATCTGGCTGTTGGTGAACTTGCCGGGGCCTATCAGGAGGCGACCACCGCGCTCACGATCGCCGAGGGGCTGCACAGCACACGCGTCGCGGACCGGCTCAGTGAGCTGTACGAGGAGACCGAGCCGCACGCTTCCGACAGCGCCATCAGCGATCTGCGGGACCGCCTGGAACACGCGGTCGCCGCCGCACACTGA
- a CDS encoding aminotransferase class I/II-fold pyridoxal phosphate-dependent enzyme, whose translation MTGPVLTHNFDVLAARAGLAECFVRRYDQMVPDVEFVDGAKALLVIGLHADRRQVAARARGMQVIHLDPEGFQHDSVFHPYPLEGPQDGDLVCNAPAHQALPALAQHLLEDPAWVPCSRTGRRGRAPRRLGVAEMDVSTSPFLRDALERAVALGETGYGLCEEQAAACRTCLRTHHRAAVAAVRCTTDVPAGLRTVLRPELPPGSPVIRRNPGLRRPVHRRTGGRAHPAAGSPGAGRARLPVRLGGPRRADLARRVTQLLTALRDLPLTAEVPAPEATYLVWAGFPHGDHAGRFAEALRSGGVHVLPGEAFGGERYGRCFRINAAAHPAVLDQAFARVRAAL comes from the coding sequence ATGACCGGCCCGGTCCTCACCCACAACTTCGACGTGCTCGCCGCCCGCGCCGGACTGGCCGAATGTTTCGTCCGCCGTTACGACCAGATGGTCCCCGACGTGGAGTTCGTCGACGGCGCCAAGGCGCTGCTGGTGATCGGACTGCACGCGGACCGCCGCCAGGTCGCCGCCCGCGCCCGCGGCATGCAGGTGATCCATCTCGATCCTGAGGGCTTCCAGCACGACAGCGTCTTCCACCCCTACCCGCTGGAAGGACCGCAGGACGGCGACCTGGTGTGCAACGCGCCGGCGCACCAGGCGCTGCCCGCCCTCGCTCAGCACCTGCTGGAAGATCCAGCGTGGGTACCGTGTTCAAGAACCGGCCGCCGGGGAAGAGCTCCAAGGCGCCTGGGCGTCGCCGAAATGGACGTCAGCACGTCCCCGTTCCTGCGGGACGCGCTGGAGCGGGCCGTCGCGCTCGGGGAGACGGGGTACGGGCTGTGCGAGGAGCAGGCGGCGGCCTGCCGCACCTGTCTGCGTACGCACCACCGCGCCGCGGTGGCGGCCGTCCGCTGCACCACGGACGTGCCGGCCGGGCTGCGCACGGTGCTGCGTCCGGAGCTGCCGCCCGGCTCCCCGGTGATACGTCGAAACCCCGGCCTACGGCGACCTGTTCACCGTCGTACGGGAGGCCGGGCGCACCCCGCTGCCGGTTCCCCTGGCGCGGGACGCGCGCGGCTGCCGGTACGACTGGGCGGCCCTCGACGTGCCGACCTCGCCCGGCGCGTGACGCAGCTCCTGACGGCGTTGCGGGACCTTCCGCTGACGGCCGAGGTGCCGGCGCCGGAGGCCACGTACCTGGTCTGGGCGGGGTTCCCGCACGGCGACCACGCCGGACGGTTCGCCGAGGCGCTGCGCAGCGGCGGCGTACACGTACTGCCGGGGGAGGCGTTCGGCGGGGAGCGGTACGGCCGCTGCTTCCGGATCAACGCCGCGGCCCATCCGGCGGTCCTGGACCAGGCGTTCGCCCGTGTCCGTGCCGCGCTGTGA
- a CDS encoding glycosyltransferase, with amino-acid sequence MLISHPENEAGLSGNSSVGTLSPPVNVAGPVAGRVLAVGMPGPRLDRLTHTLRTTGHEVRQVVPGRVSTQVRQTAPDAVVALADDRGGLEVIREVRAAPAGRALPLVMVTSGSGPAEVADLLRHGADDCVPDGSDPVELAARIEAKLHRVPVPVEQLLLDPRTGLYSRRHFLDELDRECRRPGTGRRAGPSGVMAVVAVAEMSALEHRLGHRVRREVAERLAGVAERLGGTCDRFGRDEAGHLLMLLPGVDEETARRGLEKFAHAVAATRFVVADENVRLTPAIGFVPLADRTGPDQAMANALAAAAEAAGHRDLRPVAYAPWMRAPHRRRTPFGAALRARLTAWSTPAVLLLGAGLPFLVYRQTYGWGWDLGSVMYWVVVAGLLVSAALIVVECLFSLDAPHRPEKPAQPYPPAAAIIAAYLPNEAATIVDTVESFLRLDYPDDFEVVLAYNTPHPLPIEDTLREIAARDPRLVLLPVAGSTSKAQNVNAAVTRVRGEFVGIFDADHHPARDAFRHAWHWLSHGYDVVQGHCVVRNGDSSWVAKLVAVEFEAIYAVSHPGRTRLYGFGVFGGSNGFWRTDLLARTRMHGSMLTEDIDSTMRALGEGARFAVDRTLISRELAPTMLKPLWNQRSRWAQGWLQVSLKHLWRSLRSPRFTPRQKAGLLVLLGWREVQPWLTLQMLPVLMYAVWQAGGPGGLDWTVPVCLLATACTLSAGLVQAAFAWRLAAPELRRSLGWFWSYAVLSTFFYTHFKNLLARQACVKEALGDRRWRVTPRAAAAQTAAAGERP; translated from the coding sequence GTGCTCATATCGCACCCGGAGAACGAAGCCGGCCTGTCCGGCAACTCGTCCGTCGGCACGCTGAGTCCACCGGTGAACGTGGCCGGCCCCGTCGCCGGCCGGGTACTCGCCGTCGGCATGCCGGGCCCCCGGCTCGACCGGCTCACGCACACCCTGCGAACCACCGGCCACGAGGTACGGCAGGTCGTGCCGGGCCGGGTGAGCACGCAGGTACGGCAGACCGCGCCGGACGCCGTGGTCGCCCTGGCCGACGACCGCGGCGGCCTGGAGGTGATCCGCGAGGTCCGCGCGGCACCCGCGGGCCGCGCGCTGCCGCTCGTCATGGTCACCTCCGGGTCCGGCCCCGCCGAGGTCGCCGACCTGCTGCGGCACGGTGCCGACGACTGCGTCCCCGACGGCTCCGACCCGGTCGAACTCGCCGCCCGCATCGAGGCGAAGCTGCACCGCGTCCCCGTACCGGTGGAACAGCTGCTGCTGGATCCGCGTACCGGGCTGTACTCCCGCCGGCACTTCCTGGACGAGCTGGACCGGGAGTGCCGGCGCCCGGGCACGGGGCGCCGCGCCGGCCCTTCGGGCGTCATGGCCGTGGTCGCCGTCGCCGAGATGAGCGCCCTGGAACACCGGTTGGGCCACCGCGTGCGCCGCGAGGTCGCCGAGCGGCTGGCCGGCGTCGCGGAACGGCTCGGCGGCACCTGCGACCGCTTCGGCCGGGACGAGGCCGGTCATCTGCTGATGCTGCTGCCCGGCGTCGACGAGGAGACCGCCCGGCGCGGTCTGGAGAAGTTCGCGCACGCCGTCGCCGCCACCCGCTTCGTCGTCGCCGACGAGAACGTGCGGCTCACCCCGGCCATCGGCTTCGTGCCGCTCGCCGACCGCACCGGGCCCGACCAGGCCATGGCGAACGCCCTCGCCGCGGCCGCCGAGGCCGCCGGCCACCGTGACCTGCGCCCGGTGGCGTACGCCCCCTGGATGCGCGCCCCGCACCGCCGCCGCACCCCCTTCGGCGCCGCCCTCCGCGCCCGTCTGACGGCCTGGTCCACGCCGGCCGTCCTGCTGCTCGGCGCGGGCCTGCCGTTCCTCGTCTACCGGCAGACGTACGGCTGGGGCTGGGACCTGGGCTCGGTGATGTACTGGGTGGTGGTGGCCGGGCTGCTGGTCTCGGCCGCGCTGATCGTGGTGGAGTGCCTCTTCTCGCTGGACGCGCCGCACCGCCCGGAGAAGCCGGCGCAGCCGTACCCGCCCGCCGCCGCGATCATCGCCGCGTACCTGCCGAACGAGGCCGCGACCATCGTCGACACCGTGGAGTCCTTCCTCCGCCTGGACTACCCCGACGACTTCGAGGTGGTGCTCGCGTACAACACGCCGCACCCGCTGCCGATCGAGGACACCCTGCGTGAGATCGCGGCGCGCGATCCCCGGCTGGTGCTGCTGCCGGTCGCGGGCTCCACCTCCAAGGCGCAGAACGTCAACGCGGCGGTGACCCGGGTGCGCGGCGAGTTCGTCGGGATCTTCGACGCGGACCATCACCCGGCCCGGGACGCCTTCCGGCACGCCTGGCACTGGCTCTCGCACGGCTACGACGTCGTCCAGGGCCACTGCGTGGTACGCAACGGCGACAGCTCCTGGGTGGCGAAGCTGGTGGCCGTGGAGTTCGAGGCGATCTACGCGGTCAGCCACCCCGGCCGCACCCGGCTCTACGGCTTCGGCGTCTTCGGCGGCTCCAACGGCTTCTGGCGCACCGACCTGCTCGCCCGCACCCGTATGCACGGCTCGATGCTCACCGAGGACATCGACTCCACGATGCGCGCGCTGGGCGAGGGCGCACGCTTCGCCGTCGACCGCACCCTGATCTCCCGGGAGCTGGCCCCCACCATGCTCAAGCCGCTGTGGAACCAGCGCTCGCGCTGGGCGCAGGGCTGGCTCCAGGTCTCGCTCAAGCACCTGTGGCGCAGCCTGCGGTCGCCGCGGTTCACGCCCCGCCAGAAGGCCGGGCTGCTCGTGCTGCTGGGCTGGCGCGAGGTCCAGCCCTGGCTGACGCTCCAGATGCTGCCCGTCCTGATGTACGCGGTGTGGCAGGCCGGCGGCCCGGGCGGGCTGGACTGGACCGTGCCGGTCTGTCTGCTGGCGACGGCCTGCACGCTCTCGGCGGGCCTGGTGCAGGCGGCGTTCGCCTGGCGGCTGGCCGCGCCCGAACTGCGCCGCAGCCTCGGCTGGTTCTGGAGCTACGCG